One genomic region from Pseudomonas sp. R5-89-07 encodes:
- a CDS encoding VWA domain-containing protein has product MFEFAWPWIFVLLPLPWLMRLILPVADSGEPALKVSYLNDLESLARRRARVNLPGWRQQAPFVVLWLLLLTAAARPEWLGEPLPIAASGRDLLVAVDVSGSMDFPDMHWQDEDVSRLALVKHLLGDFLESREGDRVGLILFGSQAYLQAPLTFDRRTVRTWLDEARIGIAGKNTAIGDAIGLALKRLRQRPAQSRVLILVTDGANNAGQIDPLTAARLAAEEGVKIYPIGIGADPEQTGSLGILGVNPSLDLDEPALRAIAEATGGQYFRARDGKELEQIKATLDTLEPVEQQPTQARPAHALYSGPLALALILSLLLVVQERWPNNALQRLYNKLSSKGMFLPQSPEWRQRLKRLRLRRRR; this is encoded by the coding sequence ATGTTTGAGTTCGCCTGGCCGTGGATTTTCGTCCTGCTGCCGTTGCCATGGCTGATGCGCCTTATCCTGCCGGTGGCCGACAGTGGCGAACCCGCCTTGAAGGTCAGCTACCTCAACGACCTCGAAAGCCTGGCCCGGCGCCGCGCCCGAGTGAACCTGCCGGGCTGGCGCCAGCAGGCACCGTTCGTGGTGCTGTGGCTGCTGCTGTTGACCGCCGCCGCGCGCCCCGAATGGCTGGGCGAGCCGTTGCCGATTGCCGCCAGTGGCCGCGACTTGCTGGTGGCGGTGGATGTGTCCGGCTCCATGGATTTTCCCGACATGCACTGGCAGGACGAGGACGTCAGTCGTCTGGCCCTGGTCAAGCACCTGCTCGGGGATTTTCTTGAAAGCCGTGAAGGCGACCGCGTGGGCCTGATCCTGTTTGGCAGCCAAGCCTATCTGCAGGCGCCGCTGACCTTCGACCGGCGCACCGTGCGCACCTGGCTGGACGAAGCGCGCATCGGCATTGCCGGCAAGAACACGGCAATCGGCGACGCCATCGGCCTGGCCTTGAAGCGCCTGCGCCAGCGCCCGGCGCAAAGCCGCGTGTTGATTCTGGTGACCGACGGCGCCAATAACGCCGGGCAGATCGACCCGCTCACCGCCGCGCGCCTGGCCGCCGAAGAAGGCGTGAAAATCTACCCGATCGGCATCGGCGCCGACCCCGAGCAAACCGGTTCGCTGGGCATTCTCGGCGTGAACCCGAGCCTGGACCTCGACGAACCGGCGCTCAGGGCAATCGCCGAGGCGACTGGCGGGCAGTATTTCCGCGCTCGAGATGGCAAGGAGCTGGAGCAGATCAAGGCAACCCTCGACACGCTGGAGCCGGTCGAACAGCAACCCACTCAGGCCCGCCCCGCCCACGCCTTATACAGCGGCCCTCTGGCCCTGGCATTGATCCTCAGCCTGTTGCTGGTGGTGCAGGAGCGCTGGCCGAACAACGCCTTGCAGCGGCTGTATAACAAACTGTCGAGCAAGGGCATGTTCCTGCCCCAGAGCCCTGAATGGCGCCAGCGCCTCAAGCGCCTGCGCTTGCGGAGGCGTCGATGA
- a CDS encoding DUF4381 domain-containing protein: MSSLDQLQPLIAPPPIGFWPPAPGWWLLLLVIPLLGWGLWWLRRFLPTRRPVARVEQPLDPLRIAALAELALMPKPYDGAPAGAWLQQLNGLLKRLCRNDYPYSQSHTLNGRKWLAFLDNRCPAAGLTRWMVLVEGAYKPECKLDDKAIAGLTQAVDTWIRKHV, encoded by the coding sequence ATGAGCAGCCTCGACCAACTGCAACCGCTGATCGCGCCACCGCCCATCGGCTTCTGGCCGCCCGCGCCGGGCTGGTGGCTGCTGTTGCTGGTGATCCCGCTGCTTGGCTGGGGCCTGTGGTGGCTGCGCCGCTTCCTGCCCACGCGACGCCCCGTGGCCCGCGTCGAACAACCGCTGGACCCGCTGCGCATCGCGGCCCTGGCCGAGCTGGCGCTGATGCCCAAACCCTACGACGGCGCGCCCGCCGGCGCCTGGTTGCAACAGCTCAATGGCCTGCTCAAGCGCCTGTGCCGCAACGACTACCCCTACAGCCAGAGCCACACCCTCAACGGCCGCAAATGGCTGGCGTTTCTTGACAACCGCTGCCCCGCCGCCGGCCTCACGCGCTGGATGGTGCTGGTGGAAGGCGCCTACAAGCCTGAATGCAAACTCGACGACAAGGCCATCGCCGGCCTGACCCAAGCCGTCGACACCTGGATCCGCAAACATGTTTGA
- a CDS encoding DUF58 domain-containing protein — protein MNASAGIHVTLSELIEMRHRVREVQLFSTPGQRSPLIGLHHSKLRGRGVDFDQVRVYQAGDDVRTIDWRVTARTQEPHTKLFHEERERPIFIMVEQSCRLFFGSGQMFKSVLAAQAASLIGWAALGHNDRVGGLVFGDSEHYEIKPRRSKQSLLQLLNRLVRVNQSLNTESRPEADALGMALRRGREVLRPGSLGIVICDERALTEGAEQQLSLLSRHCDLLLLPISDPLDHALPAAGLLRFAQRGAQLELDTLNYELRQAYKAQAEARIARWELLAQKLRVLLMPLSTQSEMVEQLREYLNPQRPVKKQ, from the coding sequence ATGAACGCGAGCGCGGGTATCCACGTCACGCTCAGCGAGCTGATCGAGATGCGCCATCGCGTGCGCGAAGTGCAGTTGTTTTCCACCCCCGGCCAGCGCAGCCCGCTGATCGGCTTGCACCATTCCAAGCTGCGCGGGCGCGGTGTGGACTTCGACCAGGTGCGCGTGTACCAGGCCGGGGACGACGTACGCACCATCGACTGGCGCGTGACGGCGCGCACCCAGGAGCCGCACACCAAACTGTTCCACGAAGAGCGCGAGCGGCCGATTTTCATCATGGTCGAGCAAAGCTGCCGGCTGTTTTTCGGCTCGGGTCAGATGTTCAAGTCGGTGCTGGCCGCCCAAGCCGCCAGCCTGATCGGCTGGGCGGCGCTGGGGCATAACGACCGCGTGGGCGGCCTGGTGTTCGGCGACAGCGAGCACTACGAAATCAAACCCCGGCGCAGCAAGCAAAGCCTGCTGCAACTGCTGAACCGCCTGGTGCGGGTCAACCAGAGCCTGAACACCGAAAGCCGCCCGGAAGCCGACGCCTTGGGCATGGCCCTGCGCCGTGGCCGCGAAGTGCTGCGCCCCGGCAGCCTGGGCATTGTGATCTGCGATGAACGGGCACTCACTGAAGGCGCCGAGCAACAGTTGAGCCTGCTGTCACGCCATTGCGACCTGTTGCTGCTGCCCATCTCCGATCCGCTGGACCACGCCCTGCCCGCCGCCGGGTTGCTGCGTTTCGCGCAGCGCGGTGCGCAACTGGAACTGGACACGCTCAACTACGAATTGCGCCAGGCCTACAAGGCCCAGGCCGAAGCACGCATTGCCCGCTGGGAACTGCTCGCGCAAAAACTGCGCGTATTGTTGATGCCACTGAGCACCCAGAGCGAAATGGTCGAGCAACTGCGCGAATACCTCAACCCGCAACGCCCGGTCAAAAAACAATGA
- a CDS encoding MoxR family ATPase: MEHREALLALRTFLSTQILGQEKLIDRLLIALLADGHMLVEGAPGLAKTKAIKELAEGIEAQFHRIQFTPDLLPADITGTEIYRPETGSFVFQQGPIFHNLVLADEINRAPAKVQSALLEAMAERQVSVGRSTYELSPLFLVMATQNPIEQEGTYPLPEAQLDRFLMHVKIGFPDAAVERRILQQARGEALNGETKPERRVSQQAIFAARKEILGLYMADAVEEYLVQLVMATRTPAKFDPEMAEWIAYGASPRGSIALDRCARAHAWLAGRDFVSPEDIQAVLFDVLRHRIILSFEAEAAGVDQDRVVQRILDVVAVA; the protein is encoded by the coding sequence ATGGAACATCGTGAAGCGCTGCTTGCGCTGCGAACCTTTCTTTCTACGCAGATTCTCGGCCAGGAAAAACTCATCGATCGCCTGCTGATCGCCCTGCTCGCCGATGGCCATATGCTGGTGGAAGGCGCGCCGGGCCTGGCCAAGACCAAGGCGATCAAAGAGCTGGCTGAAGGTATCGAAGCGCAGTTCCATCGCATCCAGTTCACCCCCGACCTGTTGCCCGCCGACATCACCGGCACCGAGATCTATCGTCCGGAAACCGGCAGTTTCGTGTTTCAGCAAGGGCCGATCTTTCATAACCTGGTGCTGGCGGATGAAATCAACCGCGCACCGGCCAAGGTCCAGTCGGCCTTGCTCGAAGCCATGGCCGAGCGCCAGGTCAGCGTGGGCCGCAGCACCTACGAGCTGTCGCCACTGTTTCTGGTGATGGCCACGCAAAACCCCATCGAGCAGGAAGGCACCTATCCGCTGCCGGAAGCCCAGCTCGACCGTTTCCTGATGCACGTCAAGATTGGCTTCCCGGACGCCGCCGTCGAACGGCGCATCCTGCAACAGGCGCGTGGCGAAGCGCTCAATGGCGAAACCAAGCCCGAGCGTCGCGTCAGCCAGCAGGCGATCTTCGCCGCACGCAAGGAAATCCTCGGCCTGTACATGGCCGATGCGGTGGAGGAATACCTGGTGCAACTGGTCATGGCCACACGCACTCCGGCCAAGTTCGACCCGGAAATGGCCGAGTGGATTGCCTATGGCGCCAGCCCGCGCGGCTCCATCGCCCTGGACCGCTGCGCCCGCGCCCATGCCTGGCTGGCCGGGCGCGACTTCGTAAGCCCCGAGGATATCCAGGCGGTGCTGTTCGACGTGTTGCGCCACCGCATCATTCTGTCGTTCGAAGCAGAAGCCGCAGGCGTTGACCAAGACCGCGTGGTGCAGCGCATTCTTGACGTTGTTGCCGTCGCTTGA